A DNA window from Pseudodesulfovibrio thermohalotolerans contains the following coding sequences:
- a CDS encoding MFS transporter yields the protein MGQICDGYILGIVGIALTYATGVLGLDGFWMGLIGAGALFGILLGSLMAGIIIDRTGRRVAYTFVAGFSLVLSVVQFFISDPAILAAVRFLLGMCVGADYTVGVALLSEWTPERIRTKMMSWLMAAWTFGYIISYFAGLLIASMGGDLGANGWRWIISSSAVLALITLVIRVGSPESPSWTLAKKGGKEALALVHRYLGTEYGLPEVEKDAASASFAKLFSPELWRNTLTSCTFFLCQVLPFFAISIFLPVVVKGLNIANPHASGMLYNGFTMVGVIIGILIADLISRRAFLMWTFYGAGVILTVMTVWQNMPPTIALVLLGAFSTVLAISIVAEWLYPPELFPTELRGSGVGLTIAASRIGAGMGTWMLPVVMEQYGVTVTLGCCIATLFIGGIVCQMLAPETSPKFMKAQSGASSAATV from the coding sequence ATGGGACAGATCTGTGACGGGTATATCCTGGGTATTGTCGGCATTGCCCTGACGTATGCCACGGGAGTGCTTGGGCTGGATGGCTTTTGGATGGGGCTGATCGGCGCAGGCGCTCTTTTTGGTATTCTGCTGGGAAGCCTGATGGCAGGTATAATCATTGACCGTACAGGGAGAAGGGTGGCGTACACGTTCGTCGCAGGCTTCAGCCTGGTTCTGTCCGTGGTTCAGTTCTTTATCTCCGACCCGGCTATTCTGGCCGCGGTCCGCTTCCTGCTCGGCATGTGCGTCGGCGCCGACTACACCGTGGGTGTGGCGCTGCTCAGCGAGTGGACCCCCGAGCGTATCCGCACGAAGATGATGAGCTGGCTCATGGCCGCTTGGACCTTCGGTTACATCATCTCCTACTTCGCCGGTTTGCTCATTGCCTCCATGGGCGGCGACCTCGGCGCGAACGGCTGGCGCTGGATCATTTCTTCCTCCGCGGTGCTCGCGCTGATTACCCTGGTCATCCGCGTGGGTTCGCCCGAGTCCCCGAGCTGGACCCTGGCCAAGAAGGGCGGCAAGGAAGCCCTGGCCCTGGTTCATCGTTACCTCGGCACGGAATACGGTCTGCCCGAAGTCGAGAAGGACGCGGCCTCCGCATCCTTCGCCAAGCTCTTTAGCCCCGAGCTGTGGCGCAACACCCTGACGTCCTGTACGTTCTTCCTTTGTCAGGTGCTGCCGTTCTTCGCCATCTCCATATTCCTGCCCGTGGTCGTCAAGGGCCTGAACATCGCCAACCCCCACGCCTCCGGTATGCTGTACAACGGTTTCACCATGGTCGGCGTCATCATCGGTATCCTGATTGCCGACCTGATCTCCCGCCGCGCCTTCCTGATGTGGACGTTCTACGGCGCAGGCGTGATCCTGACCGTCATGACTGTCTGGCAGAACATGCCTCCGACCATCGCTCTGGTCCTGCTGGGCGCGTTCTCCACCGTTCTGGCCATCTCCATCGTGGCCGAGTGGCTGTACCCGCCCGAGCTGTTCCCCACCGAGCTTCGGGGGTCCGGCGTCGGCCTGACCATTGCCGCCAGCCGTATCGGCGCGGGCATGGGCACCTGGATGCTGCCGGTCGTCATGGAGCAGTACGGCGTCACCGTTACCCTGGGTTGCTGTATCGCCACGCTGTTCATCGGCGGTATCGTCTGCCAGATGCTGGCTCCCGAGACTTCGCCCAAGTTCATGAAGGCTCAGTCCGGCGCTTCCTCCGCTGCCACCGTGTAG
- a CDS encoding helicase HerA-like domain-containing protein: MSEHLPQFEIARSGDLALGILPRMANRHGLIAGATGTGKTVSLRVLAEHFSDIGVPVFMADVKGDIGTMAQPGGDHAKVRERVEQLGLSDFSHQAYPVTFWDVFGTKGHPLRTTVSEMGPLLLARLLDLNDTQSGVLSMAFRIADDEGLLLLDLNDLRAMLVYLAENAKRFRAEYGNISAASVGAIQRGLLALEEQGADEFFGEPALNLDDLMQTRDGRGVINILSADRLLRSPRVYSTMLLWLLSELFESLPEVGDPEKPRLVFFFDEAHLLFDRAPRALVDKIEMVVRLIRSKGVGVYFVTQMPTDLPPDVLGQLGNRVQHALRAYTPRDRKAVRTAAQTFRVNPNLDVEAAITDLGVGEALVSFLERKGAPGTVQRALVLPPRSRLGVLEPAELDRIIRESVLYGHYEQEIDPESAYEILTARREEMEAQRQAHLQRQEREKEERRAARASRADSNRQGLVEAFAKSAIRSIGSAFGRRIVRGVLGGLMK, encoded by the coding sequence ATGAGCGAACATCTTCCTCAGTTTGAGATCGCCCGGAGCGGCGATCTCGCCCTCGGCATCCTGCCCCGCATGGCCAACCGTCACGGGCTCATCGCCGGGGCTACCGGGACGGGCAAGACCGTCAGCCTGCGGGTTCTGGCGGAGCACTTCAGCGACATCGGCGTGCCCGTCTTCATGGCGGACGTGAAGGGCGACATCGGGACCATGGCCCAGCCCGGCGGTGATCATGCCAAGGTCCGTGAACGGGTGGAGCAACTGGGACTCTCCGATTTTTCCCATCAGGCCTATCCCGTGACATTCTGGGATGTGTTCGGGACCAAGGGGCATCCCCTGCGGACCACGGTTTCGGAGATGGGACCGCTGCTTCTGGCCCGGCTGCTGGACTTGAACGATACCCAGAGCGGCGTCTTGTCCATGGCCTTCCGTATCGCCGATGACGAGGGGCTCCTGCTGCTCGATCTGAACGATCTGCGCGCCATGCTGGTTTATCTGGCCGAGAACGCCAAACGGTTCCGAGCCGAATACGGGAATATCTCGGCGGCGTCGGTGGGCGCGATCCAGCGGGGCCTGCTCGCCCTGGAGGAGCAGGGCGCGGACGAGTTCTTCGGCGAACCCGCGCTGAACCTGGACGACCTGATGCAGACCCGGGATGGCAGGGGCGTAATCAATATCCTGTCCGCGGACCGGCTGCTGCGTTCGCCGCGCGTCTATTCGACCATGCTGCTGTGGCTGCTGTCGGAGCTGTTCGAGTCCCTGCCCGAGGTGGGGGACCCGGAAAAGCCCCGGCTGGTCTTTTTTTTCGACGAGGCGCATCTGCTCTTCGATCGCGCTCCCCGTGCGCTGGTGGACAAAATCGAGATGGTCGTCCGGCTCATCCGTTCCAAGGGCGTGGGCGTGTACTTCGTGACCCAGATGCCCACGGACTTGCCGCCCGATGTGCTCGGCCAACTCGGCAACCGGGTGCAACATGCCCTGCGGGCCTACACTCCGCGAGACAGGAAAGCCGTGCGCACAGCGGCGCAAACCTTTCGCGTGAATCCGAATCTGGACGTGGAAGCGGCCATCACCGACCTCGGTGTGGGCGAGGCCCTGGTCTCGTTCCTTGAGCGCAAGGGCGCACCGGGCACGGTGCAGAGGGCGTTGGTCCTGCCGCCCCGAAGCCGCCTCGGCGTTCTGGAGCCTGCGGAACTGGACAGGATCATTCGCGAATCGGTTTTGTACGGTCATTATGAACAGGAGATCGATCCGGAATCGGCCTACGAAATTCTCACCGCCCGTCGCGAGGAGATGGAAGCGCAACGGCAGGCCCACCTTCAGCGGCAGGAGCGGGAAAAGGAGGAGCGGCGGGCCGCCAGGGCGAGCCGTGCAGATTCCAATCGCCAGGGGTTGGTGGAAGCCTTTGCCAAATCCGCCATCCGCTCCATTGGCTCGGCCTTTGGCAGGCGTATCGTGCGCGGCGTGTTGGGTGGCCTTATGAAATAG
- a CDS encoding DMT family transporter produces MSILATGYSYTVLAAFSWSLTALFAKSMLSAGLSPLEVSFWRASIGGLCFIVNAIVASSLKIRFTHAVLFILWGMMSIGGLYYVFLLSIQHSGAAMGEILLYTAPIWVAVFTRLFSREEEVSRQKWMAILIALCGVGFVCFSGGSLQSGYSKLGIACGLASGLCYAFQYPFFKRWQKLYKTEAIYSYMHVGGVLVLLPMIQFDVPYTSQTWATTVMMAVFTGYLAFWAYGQGLKRAPQVHVAVLCNLEPILGTLWVCFFFGENFTPVGWLGFFLILFAILILAMDRSRQHAV; encoded by the coding sequence ATGTCCATTCTCGCCACAGGATACAGCTACACTGTTCTCGCAGCTTTCAGTTGGTCTTTGACGGCCCTGTTCGCCAAAAGTATGCTCTCGGCGGGTCTTTCCCCCTTGGAGGTATCCTTTTGGAGAGCGTCCATCGGCGGCCTTTGTTTCATTGTCAACGCCATCGTGGCCAGCTCTCTGAAAATCCGTTTTACCCATGCGGTGCTGTTCATCCTCTGGGGGATGATGAGTATCGGCGGGCTGTATTATGTTTTTCTGCTGTCGATACAACACAGCGGAGCTGCCATGGGGGAGATCCTGCTTTACACCGCACCCATCTGGGTTGCGGTCTTCACTCGTCTGTTTTCCCGAGAGGAGGAGGTCTCCCGGCAGAAATGGATGGCCATCCTCATCGCGCTGTGCGGCGTGGGGTTCGTCTGTTTTTCCGGCGGCAGCCTCCAGAGCGGATATTCCAAGCTGGGGATAGCCTGCGGGCTGGCTTCGGGATTGTGCTACGCGTTCCAGTATCCTTTTTTTAAGCGTTGGCAGAAGCTGTATAAGACCGAAGCCATTTATTCCTATATGCATGTCGGCGGGGTTCTTGTTCTCCTGCCCATGATTCAATTCGATGTCCCGTATACGTCGCAGACCTGGGCCACGACGGTGATGATGGCCGTGTTTACCGGCTATCTGGCCTTTTGGGCCTACGGCCAAGGACTCAAGCGCGCTCCGCAGGTGCATGTCGCGGTACTCTGCAACCTGGAGCCGATTCTCGGGACGCTGTGGGTGTGTTTCTTTTTCGGCGAAAATTTTACCCCGGTCGGTTGGCTTGGCTTCTTCCTGATTCTCTTCGCCATTCTCATTCTTGCCATGGACCGGAGCAGACAACATGCCGTGTAA
- a CDS encoding efflux RND transporter periplasmic adaptor subunit: protein MTHLSVKEESTLQIAPSKRLFPSVQGSVAVLPLLLFCLSILAGLAGCKGSTPEAQATKAPIEVGVETLHSQSVTLTSELPGRTTTSLVADVRPQVDGIIRERLFREGSEVKEGDVLYRIEPSSYRAAYDSAMATLKKAQAALPSSENKAKRYSELIRDKAISSQDYEDAKAIYEADLAAVASAKAEVERARINLGYTEIKAPISGRIEKSNLTPGALVTANQSVPLTTIRQLDTIFVDMTQSSTDLLDLRQAIATGRIHVSGTTMPVTLKLENGTVYPHTGTLEFSEAKVDEGTGTFTVRAQFPNPERLLLPGMYVRAVIEEGRVDDCYLVPQRAVARNTKGDPLALFVNKNGKVEQRVLSVRRNVGNSWLVESGINEGDKLVVQGSQFIQAGQSVNTREMTVVDATGEVRPVQAEGTGGNAPERGEG from the coding sequence ATGACGCATTTGAGCGTCAAGGAGGAATCGACGTTGCAGATCGCCCCGTCCAAGAGACTTTTCCCTTCCGTCCAGGGCAGTGTGGCCGTTCTCCCGCTGCTCCTGTTCTGCCTGTCCATCCTGGCCGGACTGGCCGGCTGCAAGGGCAGCACCCCCGAGGCCCAGGCCACCAAAGCGCCGATTGAGGTCGGCGTCGAGACGCTTCATTCGCAGTCCGTGACCCTGACCTCCGAGCTGCCGGGCAGGACCACCACCTCGCTCGTGGCCGACGTCCGCCCCCAGGTGGACGGCATCATCCGCGAACGGCTTTTCCGCGAAGGCAGCGAAGTCAAGGAAGGCGACGTGCTCTACCGCATCGAACCGTCGAGCTACCGCGCCGCCTATGACAGCGCCATGGCCACTCTGAAAAAGGCACAGGCCGCCCTGCCCAGTTCCGAAAACAAGGCCAAGCGATATTCCGAGCTCATTCGGGACAAGGCCATCAGCTCGCAGGACTACGAGGACGCCAAGGCCATCTACGAGGCCGACCTGGCCGCCGTGGCCTCGGCCAAGGCCGAGGTGGAACGCGCGCGCATCAATCTCGGGTACACCGAAATCAAGGCCCCCATCAGCGGCCGCATCGAAAAATCCAACCTCACGCCCGGCGCGCTGGTGACAGCCAACCAAAGCGTGCCGCTGACCACCATCCGCCAACTTGACACCATTTTCGTGGACATGACCCAGTCGAGCACCGACCTGCTCGACCTGCGCCAGGCCATCGCCACCGGGCGCATCCACGTTTCCGGCACGACCATGCCCGTGACGCTGAAGCTTGAGAACGGAACCGTTTACCCGCACACCGGCACTCTGGAATTCTCCGAGGCCAAGGTGGACGAGGGCACCGGCACCTTCACCGTGCGCGCCCAGTTCCCCAACCCGGAAAGGTTGCTCCTGCCGGGCATGTACGTGCGGGCCGTCATTGAGGAAGGCCGGGTGGACGACTGTTACCTGGTGCCCCAGCGGGCCGTCGCCAGGAACACCAAGGGCGACCCCCTCGCCCTGTTCGTGAACAAGAACGGCAAGGTCGAGCAGCGGGTGCTCTCGGTGCGCCGGAACGTCGGTAACTCCTGGCTCGTGGAGTCCGGCATCAACGAGGGTGACAAGCTGGTGGTCCAGGGCTCCCAGTTCATCCAGGCAGGACAGTCCGTAAACACCAGGGAAATGACCGTGGTGGACGCCACCGGCGAAGTGCGGCCCGTGCAGGCCGAAGGGACCGGGGGAAACGCCCCGGAGCGCGGAGAGGGCTAG
- a CDS encoding TetR/AcrR family transcriptional regulator, with protein sequence MGTDAKVRRGRPKAMPDDERRKQIVQAAEKLFIRKGFADTRTHEIAALCRISKQTLYRLFPGKLDLFAAVVDAHRLKMVDFGDGYDDIPLDEALARMFMIDLDEEAYELRGAFLRTINIEAVQHPKIHELLRRQGGRQIRAELAKWLDRQCRKGRLEIKDTGSAAHMLLDMLVGAVFLDAQGGFGWAGREERAAHFWQCIDIFLKGVLPGGDRS encoded by the coding sequence ATGGGAACGGACGCGAAAGTTCGGCGGGGGCGGCCCAAGGCCATGCCCGACGACGAGCGTCGCAAGCAGATTGTCCAGGCGGCGGAAAAGCTGTTCATCCGCAAAGGGTTCGCCGACACCCGCACCCATGAGATAGCCGCGCTGTGCCGAATCTCCAAACAGACCCTTTATCGGCTTTTCCCGGGCAAGCTCGATCTGTTCGCGGCCGTTGTCGACGCGCACCGCCTGAAGATGGTCGATTTCGGCGACGGCTACGACGACATCCCTCTGGATGAGGCCCTGGCACGCATGTTCATGATCGATCTCGACGAGGAAGCCTATGAGCTTCGCGGGGCATTCCTTCGCACCATAAACATCGAGGCTGTGCAACACCCCAAGATTCACGAGCTCTTGCGCCGACAGGGCGGCCGTCAGATCCGCGCCGAGCTGGCGAAGTGGCTGGACCGCCAGTGTCGGAAGGGGCGTCTTGAAATCAAGGACACCGGCAGCGCGGCGCATATGCTCTTGGACATGCTCGTGGGCGCGGTGTTCTTGGATGCCCAGGGCGGCTTCGGCTGGGCCGGACGGGAGGAGCGCGCCGCCCACTTCTGGCAGTGCATAGATATATTCCTTAAAGGAGTGCTGCCCGGCGGGGATCGATCCTGA
- the proC gene encoding pyrroline-5-carboxylate reductase: MNIGFIGTGNMGGAVIRTLKDVEGVTVYGVNRTRSKLDALAAETGLVPCGGVRELAEKADCIVLAVKPQQAGHIWPELTPALTGDKCLVSIAAGLTLDDLAGRVNHVCPVVRAMPNTPALIGEGVTAVCFDDPGLTDGQKQAVQELFQYSGDVHVLPESQFDVFTAVIGSGPAFIFYLIETMIESGVELGLEREASSRMVKKLFRGASLMAEQSSEHVSMLKEMSIAPAGTTIAALAHFDRTAVRGNIMDAIRMAYARSVELGG, translated from the coding sequence GTGAACATCGGATTCATCGGAACAGGCAACATGGGCGGAGCCGTCATACGCACGCTCAAGGATGTGGAAGGCGTAACCGTATACGGGGTGAACCGGACAAGGAGCAAGTTGGACGCCCTTGCCGCCGAGACCGGGCTCGTCCCCTGCGGCGGCGTGCGCGAGTTGGCGGAAAAGGCGGATTGCATCGTCCTGGCCGTGAAGCCGCAACAGGCCGGGCACATCTGGCCGGAGCTCACGCCCGCGCTGACCGGCGACAAGTGCCTGGTGTCCATCGCGGCGGGCCTGACCCTGGACGATCTGGCGGGCCGGGTGAACCATGTTTGCCCCGTGGTCCGGGCCATGCCCAATACCCCGGCTCTGATCGGGGAGGGAGTAACTGCCGTGTGCTTCGACGACCCGGGCCTCACGGATGGGCAGAAGCAGGCTGTGCAGGAGCTTTTTCAATATTCCGGCGATGTCCATGTCCTGCCCGAGAGCCAGTTCGACGTCTTCACCGCCGTCATCGGCTCGGGCCCGGCATTCATCTTCTATCTCATTGAGACCATGATCGAATCCGGCGTGGAGCTGGGTCTGGAGCGGGAGGCTTCCTCCCGCATGGTCAAGAAGCTGTTTCGCGGGGCGAGCCTCATGGCGGAGCAATCTTCCGAGCACGTCAGTATGCTCAAGGAGATGTCCATCGCCCCGGCCGGAACCACCATCGCCGCTCTGGCTCATTTCGACCGTACCGCCGTGCGCGGAAACATCATGGACGCCATTCGCATGGCTTACGCGCGCAGCGTGGAGCTGGGCGGCTGA
- a CDS encoding efflux RND transporter permease subunit — MSEFFIKRPIFAWVIAIVIMLAGLLALDSLSISQYPDIAPTSVSVNCSYPGADAKTVENSVTKVIEQGMTGIDNLDYMTSTSTSTGSSEITLTFTNEANPDVAQMQVQNKLQRVTAQLPEVVQSNGVSVTKSSDSFLVVIGFVSKDGSMSSVDIADYVDSSLNDTLKRVEGVGDTELFASSYAMRIWLNPDKLAGYSLMPGDVASAIQAQNTQISAGQLGGLPAREGQQLNATITARSRLQTPEQFRNIIIKSSSDGSIVRLSDVADVELGAESYTTSARYNGKPGAGLAIKLATGANAIQTAEAVEAAIDKLAPTFPPSIEVVYPYDTTPFVKLSIADVIETLIEAVILVFIVMLLFLQNIRATFIPTIAVPVVLLGTFAILSAAGYSINTLTMFAMVLAIGLLVDDAIVVVENVERVMATEGLSPREATRKSMKEISGALVGIATVLSAVFVPMAFFGGSVGIIYRQFSLTIVSAMVLSVLVALILTPALCASILRPVSHDKQISFFRWFNRVFDKSTTAYHDGTKWMLCRTGRFLAIFLILTAAMAWMLIKMPSSFLPMEDQGILIASVQLPVGATQERTARVLDKVSDYFLNQEQEAIEGVFTTVGFSFGGAGQNVGIAFIRLKPFEERHSPALSAQAVAGRAMGAFSRMTEARIFALAPPAIHGMGTSNGFDFYLQDINGAGHDRLMQARNQFLGLAAQSPLLSNTRPNGQEDEPQYHIDIDQEKAGALGLSFSDINTTLSTAWGSDYVNDFIDRGRVKPVYMQGDRDFRMQPSDVDRWFVRNDRGGMVPFASFATGRWTFDSPRLERFNGSSAVEIQGQAAPGVSSGDAMAEAARLVSQLPAGFNLQWTGLSAQEELSGNQAAPLYALSILVVFLCLAALYESWSIPFAVILSVPVGIFGALFAATLFGQSNDVYFKVGLLTTIGLAAKNAILIVEFAVAQQEAGLGVIEATLTAARLRLRPILMTSFAFILGVSPLAVASGAGSGAQNSVGIGVMGGMIAATILGIFFIPLLYVALRKVFKFKPAHADEPEPAATHRDNPV; from the coding sequence ATGTCCGAATTTTTCATCAAGCGGCCCATCTTCGCATGGGTCATAGCCATCGTCATCATGCTCGCGGGCCTGCTAGCCCTCGACTCCCTCTCCATATCCCAATACCCGGACATCGCGCCCACTTCCGTGAGCGTCAATTGCAGCTACCCAGGCGCGGACGCCAAAACTGTCGAGAACTCGGTGACCAAGGTCATCGAGCAGGGCATGACCGGCATCGACAACCTCGACTATATGACGTCCACGTCCACCTCCACGGGGTCCTCTGAAATCACCCTGACCTTCACCAACGAGGCCAACCCGGACGTGGCCCAGATGCAGGTTCAGAACAAGCTCCAGCGCGTCACGGCCCAATTGCCGGAAGTGGTCCAGAGCAACGGCGTCAGCGTGACCAAGTCCTCGGACAGCTTCCTGGTGGTCATCGGCTTCGTCTCCAAGGACGGAAGCATGTCCTCGGTGGATATCGCGGACTACGTGGACAGCTCCCTCAACGACACGCTGAAACGCGTGGAGGGCGTGGGCGACACCGAGCTCTTTGCGTCGTCCTACGCCATGCGCATCTGGCTCAACCCGGACAAGCTGGCCGGATATTCGCTCATGCCCGGCGATGTGGCCTCGGCCATCCAGGCGCAGAACACCCAGATATCGGCGGGCCAGCTCGGCGGCCTGCCCGCCCGCGAAGGCCAGCAGCTCAACGCCACCATCACCGCCCGCAGCCGGTTGCAGACGCCGGAACAATTCCGCAACATCATCATCAAAAGCTCGTCGGACGGCTCTATCGTCCGGCTCTCGGACGTGGCCGACGTCGAGCTCGGAGCCGAGAGCTACACCACCAGCGCGCGCTACAACGGCAAGCCCGGCGCTGGCCTGGCCATCAAGCTGGCCACCGGTGCCAACGCCATCCAGACCGCCGAGGCCGTGGAAGCGGCCATCGACAAGCTCGCCCCGACCTTCCCCCCGAGCATCGAGGTGGTCTACCCCTACGACACCACGCCGTTCGTCAAGCTCTCCATCGCCGACGTGATCGAGACGCTCATTGAGGCTGTCATCCTGGTCTTCATCGTCATGCTCCTCTTCCTGCAGAACATCCGGGCGACCTTCATCCCGACCATCGCCGTGCCCGTGGTTCTGCTCGGCACCTTCGCGATCCTGTCGGCGGCCGGATACTCCATCAACACCCTGACCATGTTCGCCATGGTCCTGGCCATCGGCCTGCTGGTGGACGACGCCATCGTCGTGGTGGAGAACGTGGAGCGCGTCATGGCCACCGAAGGGCTCAGCCCCCGCGAAGCCACACGCAAGTCCATGAAGGAGATCTCCGGAGCCCTGGTGGGCATCGCCACGGTCCTGTCCGCGGTCTTCGTGCCCATGGCCTTCTTCGGCGGCTCGGTAGGCATTATCTACCGCCAATTCTCCCTGACCATCGTCTCGGCCATGGTCCTCTCGGTCCTGGTGGCCCTGATCCTGACCCCGGCTCTGTGCGCCTCCATCCTGCGGCCCGTGAGCCACGACAAGCAGATCAGCTTTTTCCGCTGGTTCAACCGCGTCTTCGACAAATCCACAACCGCCTACCATGACGGCACGAAGTGGATGCTCTGCCGGACCGGCCGTTTCCTGGCCATTTTCCTGATCCTCACCGCAGCCATGGCCTGGATGTTAATAAAGATGCCCAGCTCGTTCCTCCCCATGGAGGACCAGGGCATCCTCATCGCCAGCGTCCAGCTTCCGGTGGGAGCCACCCAGGAGCGCACCGCCCGGGTCTTGGACAAGGTCTCCGACTATTTCCTCAACCAGGAGCAGGAAGCCATCGAAGGCGTGTTCACCACCGTGGGCTTCAGCTTCGGCGGCGCTGGCCAGAACGTGGGCATCGCCTTTATCCGGCTCAAGCCCTTCGAGGAACGACACTCGCCCGCCCTTTCGGCCCAGGCCGTGGCGGGACGGGCCATGGGCGCGTTCTCGCGCATGACCGAGGCCCGCATCTTCGCCCTGGCCCCGCCCGCCATTCACGGCATGGGCACGTCCAACGGCTTCGACTTCTACCTCCAGGACATCAACGGGGCCGGACACGACAGGCTCATGCAGGCGCGCAACCAGTTCCTGGGCCTGGCCGCCCAGAGTCCGCTGCTGTCCAATACTCGCCCCAACGGACAGGAAGACGAGCCGCAGTACCACATCGACATCGACCAGGAAAAGGCGGGCGCCCTCGGACTCTCGTTCTCGGACATCAACACCACCCTTTCCACGGCCTGGGGCAGCGACTACGTCAACGACTTCATCGACCGGGGCCGCGTCAAGCCCGTGTACATGCAGGGCGACCGTGACTTCCGGATGCAGCCGAGCGATGTGGATCGCTGGTTTGTGCGCAACGACAGGGGCGGCATGGTTCCGTTCGCCTCGTTCGCGACCGGCCGGTGGACCTTCGACTCGCCCAGGCTGGAGCGGTTCAACGGCTCGTCGGCCGTTGAGATTCAGGGCCAGGCGGCCCCGGGCGTCAGCTCGGGCGATGCCATGGCCGAAGCCGCGAGGCTCGTCTCCCAACTCCCGGCGGGGTTCAACCTCCAGTGGACCGGCCTGTCGGCGCAGGAGGAGCTGTCCGGCAACCAGGCCGCGCCGCTCTACGCCCTGTCCATCCTGGTGGTCTTCCTCTGCCTGGCCGCCCTGTACGAAAGCTGGTCCATTCCGTTTGCGGTCATCCTCTCGGTACCCGTGGGCATCTTCGGCGCGCTCTTCGCGGCCACCCTGTTCGGGCAAAGCAACGACGTCTACTTCAAGGTCGGCCTGCTGACCACCATCGGTCTGGCCGCCAAGAACGCCATCCTTATCGTGGAATTCGCCGTGGCCCAGCAAGAGGCCGGTCTCGGCGTTATCGAGGCCACCCTCACCGCCGCCCGATTGAGGCTGCGCCCCATCCTGATGACCTCCTTCGCCTTCATCCTCGGCGTCAGCCCCCTGGCCGTGGCTTCGGGCGCGGGCTCGGGCGCACAGAACTCCGTGGGCATAGGCGTCATGGGCGGCATGATCGCGGCCACCATCCTGGGGATATTCTTCATCCCCCTGCTGTATGTGGCCCTGCGCAAGGTCTTCAAGTTCAAGCCCGCGCACGCCGACGAGCCGGAACCGGCCGCGACGCACCGGGACAACCCCGTATAA
- the lpxB gene encoding lipid-A-disaccharide synthase: MPCNIWINCSEASGDMYAGALAGELLRRSPDLEICGMGGSMMAAGGAKVNFPMSRLSFAGFLDVLRGLPGIIRLRREIIGAWARRRPDVVVMIDCPDFNLPLAKAAHDMNIPVLYFIAPQLWAWKQKGMETLRRCVRDILCALPFEPSFFRGGGCSPVYAGHPLLDMIPLQSLDALKPDPSLIGIMPGSRRKEVAFLLPGFAEAAARIHREMPGLCFTIARAPGISDHFIRRHWRDDVPVSIVEPAERFRMIRRSGMVLAASGTATLETGLIGTPTIVAYKLDRPAAYILRKLALSRRISLTNILLGRELFPEYLQERATPQNYYGQMKAWLNNPGTLPDIRAELQELRRLAGPSGAIGFAANRILAQHQGGQK, translated from the coding sequence ATGCCGTGTAATATCTGGATCAACTGTAGCGAAGCCTCCGGCGACATGTACGCCGGTGCCCTGGCCGGCGAGTTGCTTCGCCGATCACCCGACCTCGAAATCTGCGGCATGGGCGGCAGCATGATGGCGGCCGGGGGCGCCAAGGTGAATTTCCCCATGAGCCGATTGAGTTTCGCGGGGTTCCTCGACGTCCTTCGCGGGCTGCCCGGGATCATCCGCCTGCGCCGCGAGATCATCGGTGCGTGGGCGCGGCGGCGTCCGGATGTGGTCGTCATGATCGACTGCCCGGACTTCAACCTGCCGCTGGCCAAGGCTGCCCACGACATGAACATCCCGGTCCTGTATTTCATCGCGCCGCAACTCTGGGCCTGGAAGCAGAAGGGCATGGAAACCCTGCGCCGCTGCGTGCGGGATATCCTGTGCGCCTTGCCGTTCGAGCCTTCGTTTTTTCGGGGCGGCGGATGCAGCCCGGTCTATGCCGGTCATCCGCTCCTGGACATGATTCCGCTTCAGTCCCTGGACGCGCTGAAGCCCGATCCCAGCCTGATCGGCATCATGCCGGGGAGCAGGCGGAAGGAGGTCGCCTTCCTTCTGCCCGGTTTCGCCGAGGCGGCAGCCCGCATTCATCGGGAAATGCCCGGACTCTGTTTCACCATCGCCCGCGCCCCGGGCATCAGCGATCATTTCATCAGGCGGCATTGGCGCGACGACGTGCCGGTATCCATTGTGGAGCCCGCGGAGCGTTTTCGGATGATCCGCAGGTCGGGCATGGTCCTGGCCGCGTCCGGGACCGCGACCCTGGAGACCGGCCTCATCGGCACCCCGACCATCGTGGCCTACAAGCTCGATCGTCCGGCCGCCTACATCCTCCGCAAGCTGGCCTTGTCCCGGCGCATCAGCCTGACCAATATCCTGCTCGGCAGGGAGTTGTTCCCCGAGTATTTGCAGGAGAGGGCGACGCCGCAGAACTATTATGGACAAATGAAGGCCTGGCTGAACAATCCCGGCACGTTGCCGGATATCCGTGCCGAACTGCAGGAGCTTCGTCGTCTGGCCGGTCCCTCCGGGGCCATAGGGTTCGCGGCGAACAGGATTCTTGCGCAACACCAAGGAGGCCAGAAGTGA